Part of the Pseudomonas sp. Leaf58 genome is shown below.
TTTCGAAGTGCAAGCCGGCTCGGCACAGTACCAGCAATTGAAAGTGGTACTGCAAGCGTTCTTCGAAGGCGGTGCACGGGTCATCGACACCTCACCCAACTATGGCGGTGCCGACAGCATCCTCGGCCAATTGCTGGAAGAGGGCGGTTGGCACCGACAGTGTTTTCTCGCGACCAAGATTGCCGCCAACAGCCGGGCCGACGCCGAAGCGCAATGGGCCGGCAGCCTCGCCAGCTTGCGCACCGATACTGTCGACTTGCTGCAAATTCATAACCTGCGCGACTGGCAGGCCCAGCTACCCTATGCCCGCGAGTTGCAGCAACAGGGCAGGACCCGCTACGTCGGCATCACCCATTACCTGGACAGCAGCCAGGACGAAGTCGCCCGCATCGTGCGCAACGAGCCGTTGGACTTCATCCAGATCAACTACGCAGTCAGCGCCCCCAACGCTGCCCGTGAACTGCTGCCGCTGTGCCAGGACAAGGGCGTTGCGGTGCTGATCAACCGGGCCTTCGACGATGGCCGCTTGTTCGCCAGGGTCAAGGACCAGCCCTTGCCCGGCTGGGCCGCAGAGGCGGGGATCGGCAGTTGGGCGCAGCTGTTTCTCAAGTTCGCCATCAGCCACCCGGCGGTGACCACGGTAATTCCCGCGACCAGCCGGCCCGAGCGCCAGCTGGACCAGCTTAAGGCAGGGCATGAACCCCTATTGACCCAAGCGCAGCAACAGGCGCTGATCAAGCAGTTTACTTGACGCCATGGATGCCTGGCGCCGGCGCTTGGGCCAGGGGCTGAACATTCGGCCCGGCGAGGGGCCGGCGGTAGTCGCCGGCCTGCTGCTGTTCTACCTGTTGTTCACCGGCTACTTCATGCTGCGCCCGGTACGCGAAACCATGGGTGTAGCCGGCGGTGTGGGCAACCTGCAATGGCTGTTTACCGGCACCTTCATCGCCACCCTGGCGTGCCTGCCGCTATTCGGCTGGCTGGCTTCCAAGGTACAGCGCAGGCATATCCTGCCGTGCACCTACGGTTTCTTTGCCAGCAACTTGTTGCTGTTCGCCGTGCTGTTTGCCCGCGATTCGCAGGCGTTGTGGGTGGCCCGTGCCTTCTATATCTGGCTGTCGGTGTTCAACCTGCTAACCATCTCGCTGGCCTGGAGCCTGCTCGCCGACCTGTTTTCCACCGCGCAAGGCAAGCGCCTGTTCGGCCTGTTGGCCGCTGGGGCCAGCCTGGGCGGGCTGAGTGGCCCCATCCTTGGCACGCTGCTAGTGGCGCCGTTGGGCCATGCCGGGCTGTTGCTGCTAGCCGGCGGCTTGCTACTGGGCAGTATTGCCGCGGCCCAGGTCCTGCAAGGTTGGCGTACGCGCCACCCGCTGCTGGCGCAAGCCGAACGGCCGGGCACTCGGCCGCTGGGCGGCAACCCGTTTGCCGGCGCCACCGCGGTGCTGCGCTCGCCATATTTGCTGGGTATTGCCCTGTTCGTGGTATTGCTGGCCAGCGTTAGCACCTTCCTGTATTTCGAGCAGGCGCGCATCGTCAGTGAAACCTTTACCGACCGCACCCGGCAAACCCAGGTGTTCGGCTTGATCGACACCGTAGTCCAGGCGCTGGCCATCCTTACCCAGGCGTTACTTACTGGGCGCCTGGCCCGGCGCCTGGGCGTGGGCGTTTTGCTGGTGGCGGTGCCACTGCTGATGGCGGCGGGTTTCCTGTGGCTGGCACTGGCCCCGGCGTTCGCCGTGTTCGCGGTGGTGATGGTAGTGCGCCGGGCGGGTGAATATGCGTTGGTCAGGCCTGGGCGGGAGATGCTGTTCACCGTCCTGCCCGCCGAGGACAAATACAAGGCCAAGAACTTCATCGACACCGTGGTCTATCGCGCTGGCGATGCCTTCAGTGGCTGGCTCAAACGCGCACTGGACGTGATCGGCGAGCACCCGCAACTGGCAATGCTGATTGGCGCGCTGATGGCGTTGGGGTGGGCAGCCACGGGTGGCTGGCTGGGGCGCCGACAGGCCCGCCAGGACGGCGCCCGGCGCGACTGACAAGCGCGCCAAATACACGCTGGCCGCTTATTTAACGCCACCGGTCAGAACGCTTCGCAATAAAACGAATCCCCTCATATGGGCGAACTCCGAACAGGTGTACGGCAAAGGTGCCGTGCATTCTGAAGTCATATGAGGTTTAAGACCATGGCCACTAAAGACAACAGCCGTAGCGGCAATCAACAAGGCAGCCAGGGCGGTAACAAAAACCCAGGCAACTTTGCCAATGACCGCGAGAAAGCTTCCGAAGCTGGGCGCAAAGGCGGCCAGCATTCCGGTGGCAGCCAAAGCAGCGAATCGGGCCGCAAGGGCGGCCGTTCGTAAGTGAGGCTACGCAGTGCCAGGGTAACCCGGCACTGCGATTTTCAAGCACAGGAGGTCCCCATGCGACTGCCCCCTCTGATAACACTTA
Proteins encoded:
- a CDS encoding aldo/keto reductase, whose translation is MYARRDVLRAGATLGLLAASPWLHAAAPAGLLTRKIPSTGEALPVIGAGTSGSFEVQAGSAQYQQLKVVLQAFFEGGARVIDTSPNYGGADSILGQLLEEGGWHRQCFLATKIAANSRADAEAQWAGSLASLRTDTVDLLQIHNLRDWQAQLPYARELQQQGRTRYVGITHYLDSSQDEVARIVRNEPLDFIQINYAVSAPNAARELLPLCQDKGVAVLINRAFDDGRLFARVKDQPLPGWAAEAGIGSWAQLFLKFAISHPAVTTVIPATSRPERQLDQLKAGHEPLLTQAQQQALIKQFT
- a CDS encoding NTP/NDP exchange transporter, whose protein sequence is MDAWRRRLGQGLNIRPGEGPAVVAGLLLFYLLFTGYFMLRPVRETMGVAGGVGNLQWLFTGTFIATLACLPLFGWLASKVQRRHILPCTYGFFASNLLLFAVLFARDSQALWVARAFYIWLSVFNLLTISLAWSLLADLFSTAQGKRLFGLLAAGASLGGLSGPILGTLLVAPLGHAGLLLLAGGLLLGSIAAAQVLQGWRTRHPLLAQAERPGTRPLGGNPFAGATAVLRSPYLLGIALFVVLLASVSTFLYFEQARIVSETFTDRTRQTQVFGLIDTVVQALAILTQALLTGRLARRLGVGVLLVAVPLLMAAGFLWLALAPAFAVFAVVMVVRRAGEYALVRPGREMLFTVLPAEDKYKAKNFIDTVVYRAGDAFSGWLKRALDVIGEHPQLAMLIGALMALGWAATGGWLGRRQARQDGARRD